The following are encoded in a window of Roseimaritima ulvae genomic DNA:
- a CDS encoding 3-dehydroquinate synthase, with protein sequence MPSDYASVDIPFVVPQTHRIRTTDDVFGADGRVLLDLLEPSGDRIAKVQVWLDSQLAACRPELAGRITAALTARPDRIQLAGPVRTVIGGEACKNDPALIEQMLEQFNQHDLDRRSYVVVIGGGAVLDAVGYAAAIAHRGIRLVRLPTTTLAQADSGVGVKNAVNWFGKKNWKGCFAVPWAVINDWTLLKSLPDRDFRCGFSEAVKVSLLKSSAEFDFLCEHAEQIAARQETASAHAIAAACWMHIQHITEGGDPFEMLEARPLDFGHWSAHRMEPLTEYSIRHGEAVAIGVAIDTVYSSLVHGFPKQDANRVLDCLLGLGLPIRDAVLDDVETLRIGLEEFRQHLGGRLTLTMLKAIGQPINVHEVQWPQMQAAIETVQNYQAP encoded by the coding sequence ATGCCCAGCGACTACGCGTCGGTTGATATCCCCTTTGTTGTCCCTCAGACGCACCGAATTCGAACGACCGACGACGTCTTCGGTGCGGACGGCCGTGTGCTGCTGGACTTGCTGGAACCGTCCGGGGACCGAATCGCCAAGGTGCAGGTCTGGTTGGACTCGCAACTGGCGGCTTGCCGACCGGAGTTGGCCGGTCGGATCACCGCCGCGCTGACCGCTCGGCCCGATCGGATTCAGCTGGCCGGCCCGGTGCGAACGGTGATCGGGGGAGAGGCCTGCAAGAACGATCCCGCTTTGATCGAGCAGATGTTGGAACAGTTCAACCAACACGATCTGGATCGCCGCAGTTATGTGGTGGTGATCGGCGGCGGGGCCGTGCTGGACGCCGTAGGGTACGCCGCGGCCATCGCGCATCGCGGCATCCGCTTGGTGCGGTTGCCGACCACGACGCTGGCCCAAGCCGATTCGGGCGTGGGCGTGAAAAACGCGGTGAATTGGTTTGGTAAGAAAAACTGGAAAGGTTGTTTCGCAGTGCCCTGGGCCGTGATCAACGATTGGACGCTGTTAAAATCGCTGCCGGATCGGGACTTCCGCTGCGGGTTCAGCGAAGCGGTGAAGGTCTCGCTGCTGAAGAGCTCCGCCGAGTTCGACTTCTTGTGCGAACATGCCGAACAGATCGCCGCTCGCCAAGAAACGGCCTCCGCCCACGCGATCGCCGCGGCCTGTTGGATGCACATTCAACATATCACCGAAGGTGGCGACCCATTTGAAATGCTGGAAGCTCGCCCCTTGGATTTTGGCCACTGGTCGGCGCATCGCATGGAACCGCTGACCGAGTACTCGATCCGGCATGGCGAAGCGGTGGCGATCGGCGTGGCCATCGACACCGTCTACAGCTCGCTGGTCCACGGCTTTCCCAAGCAAGACGCGAATCGCGTGCTGGACTGTCTGTTGGGCTTGGGGCTACCGATCCGCGACGCCGTGCTGGACGATGTGGAAACGTTGCGGATCGGTTTGGAGGAATTCCGCCAGCACCTCGGCGGTCGCTT